ttcccctgatgttaagtccagtcgtgtctgactctgggggttggtgctcatctccatttctaggctgaagagccagcgttgtccatagacacctccaaggtcatgtggccggcatgactgcatggaccgccgttaccttcccgccggagcggtacttattgatctactcacatttgcatgttttcgaactgctaggttggcaggttaATGTTATACGCTCctgttaattcattataatttccCCCTCCAAACTCGCTATTCTGCAGTAGACTCAAGGCACTGATCTTCACTAGACACCATTTTGAGGATACTGGGCTTTCTGCGCAATTTCAgtatattatatgaatatattgcagtatattatatgaatatattgcacaagatttccctagcctaaaatgatacattttaatatattggttttatggttcccgtccccttgatctggtcatgtaagtgtaatttatcgttataattgtattttacttttattttactttttacttttactttgtttaataatgtgttttatgttgttatgtaatgtttgtgtttgcttttatgacagtaaaccgccctgagtcccatccgggatttagggcggtatataaataaagttttattattataataatattattattcagtaCTCTCCATAGTGGAAGTCTGAAACTTAAACAGCTAGCAGTACTGCAACTTCAAAAgaatactatgaaggagaaatgagaGGAAAAACCAAGATATTTTGAAACGTCTGTATTTTGAATGGTTAACTTAATCTAAAAAATTACCATGCTGGGCTCATGAAGGAGGATTTAGGGAGATGTCAGTACTTGGTAGGGGATCGCTCACAAGAATGCCCCATATTCCATGTCATTGAAGCAATTCAACACAGTCAAATTTGACAGCTCCCATACCatgtgttttttgatgttttctcCAGCAAAAACCTCAGAAGACAATCTCTGTTTGTCTTCTCCTTCCACTTTTAGGACTTTTGTGGCACTTTTCTGACAATTTATAATGGTTGCAAACAGGAAGTCCCCTTGTATTGTGGAATAGGATCCATCATACGTAGTTATcaccctgttttcaaagtgtcaaGAACAGTGTGGGATAATGTCCTGAGAATGACCTTAAGGCACACAAGCCTGGGGAGCTTCTTCAGTAGTATTTATCCTTCTCCCTCTCTTACTTCTGTTCCTCCTGACCTTTCGTCTATCTTTAGTGCCCAGTCTCATAAGACCTATGTAACTGGGGCTGCATCTTCTTCTAGGTCCAGTTATTATTTCCTCCATTGGAGTCGTAGTAGTAGGGAAAGATGTGCTTGTGCTTTGCACTGCACCCCACTGTCCATCACATCCTATCCCCCTGAAACATGTACCTAATACAACTGTGCTGTCACATAAAGAGCTCCATCATTTGGGGATACTTTgaagctaatacagtagagtctcacttatccaacataaacgggctggaagaatgttggataagcgaatatgttggataataaggagagattaaggagaagcctattaaacatcaaattaggttatggtttcacaaattaagcaccaaaacatcatgttatacaacaaatttgacagaaaaagtagttcaatgcgcagtaatactatgttgtaattactgtatttacgaatttagcaccaaaacatcacaatgtattgaaaagattgactacaaaaatccagaaccttggataagtgaatgttggataaatgagactctactgtaccttggaaAGCTGTTTTTCACATTCTTTTTCAATTGGTAGATCTAATTGATACCcagtattcctgcttcttggcagggggttggactggatggcccatgaggtctcttccgactctacttttctatgattttgTTGAACTATAGGAGATATGAGTATATCATCCATGTTTGCTTATTTATATATTATCTACATCTCCAAACCCTCCTTAATAATTGAACTTGAGGGTTCTCCTGTGGTCTCTCATCGCAAGATTATCACAGCTGATGTCTCCTTCCCACTCTTAAATTTTAGTGAAcaagctatgttgttgttgtgtgtcttcaagcaaTTTCCAACATATGACAACTCTAAGACAAAACTATCACGGAGTTGTCTTATCAAGATGTTTTTCAGAATAGATTTGTCATTGTTTTTTTCTGAGGCttgggacttcatcccacaagggGTTGGGGGAAATTCCTTGTCTTCTTAGTGTGGCATTTCATGTCGTTCCATCTCCAAAGGATCAGGAGAACTTACTTAATCCCATCACACATGTTTTCCTTCTCCCGTTTCTATAGAAATCATCCATTTGTTTTGCCATCACATGGGAGAGTGCAGGCTCCTTCAATTCTTCcccctcgtgtgtgtgtgtgttttttacaatactgttttaaatacattggaaaataattattcaccccccccccccccacaagcaaTTTGGGCTGTACTGAATAACTAAAAGTTTCCTATACAGCAAAATAGCATTACATCGGCATTTCGAacattaattaataaaataatattaatgtaaGAATTTTCCTCCCTGTCTCCTGCTTTTAAAGTAAGGGTTGGGGTGCATAGCACACGCCACAAAACGTATACAACATGAAAAAAGATAACAATTACCACCACATTTCAATTTCACCGTTTTAACCCGTCTCTATGCGCAGAGAACCATCCTAGGAATCTTAAATCCTTGCATTTCTAAACACTTCAGAAACGGGCTCAAATGGGGAACCCGTCATTCCATGGGCTGTGTGTGGCTCCATGTCTAGAAACAATGTGGGATAAAGCCcttagagtgtgtgacttgtctaaggtccCTCAGTGGATttcatagctgagtggggatttgaattctggtctctcAGAGTTTTAATCTATCTTGCAAACCATCCTATTACACTGCTTTGGTTCACACCCAAAAGCACAAAACAGATGCAAGCTAAAAACATCATGAATCGTGGCCTTCAGAATAGGAACAGTTATACAAATTGTTTAACATATTTTTCTATGCCTTTTACAGTCCCTTATGGAACTAAATTCATAAGAAGGTGAAGGAAAACGTACCAGAGTCTCTTAGATTTGGACACTCCATGGGTTTGTCCTTTGTCTGCCTTTTGGTTGTAGTTGAAATCTGGTGTGGGATGGTGGGAGGCTGAGTAGTTGTCTCTGTAAACAAAATGATGAAAGTATTTTTGACCTGTCCAACATGCCTCATACATTACACATTGAGGAAGGAGCTCTACAATAATCTTCTATCCACTGAACTCTAGGGaatagaggaagaggaagcattTTATCAGAGCACCTGCCCCGGCTTTTGAAGCTTCAGGTGAGAAAGCTCACCACGCTAAcatgtcatttttaaaatgcttgtaGAGAGCACCTGCTCTTGAACCAAATCCAGAAAGGGGTGTAGACCAAGCTGGTTTCCCAAAtagaaaatcagaaatactttgggTGTACAGTATACAGTGTAAAggtggctcataggggaagataagttccggcccagtttacctgtccgaacgtatcttcccctatgagccaccTCGGATATTAAGATCatgtggggaggccctgctctcggtcctgcctgccTCGCAAAAGCgactggcagggatgagagacagggccttctcggaggtggcccctcggttgtggaactccctccccagagacatcagatcagccccctcccttctagccttcagaaggaaagtaaaaacctggctttgggatcaggctttcagtaattagtacagtgcaataaAAGACTTGGAATAATGTATAATTGATGACGGAACGACCTTGGATTATTATTTTcgtatgatgtgattttaatattgaatgtgatatttttaaatgattaacatgtattaatttaaaattttaattgatttttagtcTTTGCTGTAtgcacagggtgtttgaaaaagaactccctagttttaagttaaaacacattaaaactagggagttctttttcaaataccctgtattttaaggcatctaaaggttgccatatgtaagctgtcttgagtcgCCTTCAGGATAGAGAAGGGTGGGTAGAaatgaggtaaataaataaataaataaataaatgatctgaGAATAATTGGGAGtgagggaaagggaagagaaatagCACagtctggatcaggggtccccaaactaaggcccgggggccagatgcggccctccaaggtcatttacctggcccccaccctcagttttataatataatatttttatatcattttaaataatatattgtatatacatataatattgataataatattataatgttatacaatataatactaataataccatataataatattaattatatggtatatattacatataatattacagtatagtggtatagttcaatatataatatagtaatatataatgctaatattgtacatacagctgctctgagtcccctttggggtgagaagggcgggatataaatgtaataaataaatgtagtaaatgaataaataaataattttagacttaggttcgcccaaagtctgaaatgacttgaaggcacacaacaacaacaatcctaattaacttgagtatcttattggccagaagcaggcccacacttcccattgaaatcctgataggtttatgttggttacaattgttttcatttttaaatattgtattgttctttcattgttgttgttgttttgcactacaaataagacatgtgcagtgtgcataggaatttgttcgttgtttttttttttttcaaatgataattccacctctccacagtctgaaggattgtggactggccctctgcttaaaaagtttgaggacccctgcattggatagaccacatcagctcctgGGAGGAAAGCAAGGGAAGCTCTCCAACTCATTCCAAAGAGAGTAGCAGGAAAATGATCTATTCAGACACAATCCATGTGCAGCAACCAGCCACTTTTGGTGTCCATTAAAGGTTTGTGACAGAGCTTACCTGGCAGGTAGACCGGGAGGCCTGGACTGAAGATCAGGTTCTGATTCTGGAGATTGACACAATAATATATGCCCTGATTGTCCTTCTGGAAACTCTTAACAGTTAAGTGATAGTTGTTGCCATCTTTTCTTGCACTATAGCCAACGATGGGGTCTGGCCTGATGGAGCCCCTTGTAGAGATATATAAAATGAATTGCATGGTGCTGTTTCTTCGCTGAGACATCCAATACATCCCATTATCTGCCTTGCTGGTTTCGCACTTGAATTCTACACTGCTTCCAAACGCTTGGGGTGAGGTGATCATCTTGGCTTTGATACTGTCACTTTGGGACTTGCAGCAgcctaaaaaaagaagaaaagcctAGTTAGTTTGTTTACTAACTTCGGTCAAACAAGATTATGAAGCATATTCTGTCCTGAAGGAGAGAGGACATTTTTATTCTGTTGACTGACCAACCAGACTCCCCAGAATGACCTCTTTTGATTAAAAATGAGGTGAAAATCTCTTGCAAGACTCCAAGGGTGACCATTCACCATTTATTCAGGTTGTACCCCAACTGCttagcattaaaaacaaaaaaatacagtttttatAAACCAAAAGAAGGACTTTAAAAATTCCAGTgtcttttccggaaagcctttgatgagtgaattctgttggttcaagttgtctgcctacataataatagacccactgattcgccttcttattgtcattattgtcatttctagtactttaatgactatgtcaattacataactacctccccccgatttgacacattcgccctttggcctagacttgtgttttatatctgtttttaacgctttttcctgcaatattgtttttatgatggttttactgatattgttgatttattgttgtaaatttatgtgttttgatttgtttttatattgtgatgttgggcaaggccccatgtgagccgccccgagtccctacgggaagatggggcgggatacaagaataaaattattattattattattattattattattattattattattattattattttaaagggcATTTTTGCCAATCTGTATGGCATCCCTaggaaggtgggggggggggggggaattatacTCCAGAATTAGAGATAGGAAAGCTAGGAAGGGGTTGAtggaattaattaattttataggTTAAAAAGTCATTAAATTAAGTTTACATGAGAAgaggaaaaatctagccattgtGTTTATGTTAAATGGTTACTCAAGTTTAAATCAACACCCTACCTTATCTGAGTGAAGTGCATTCCCCATTCTAATGTCTTTTTTTAAATTGGGGGTTTGACTTTACTTACCATGGATTTCAAGTGTTTCTACACCTTTCCAAAGTCTTCCAGATTCTATTGATACAAAGAAATGTCTATTTtcggtacaggttgagtattccttatctgatatgcttgggaccagaagtattccaTATTTTGGagggtttaaaaatattttggaatatttgtacacacataatgagatatcttggagagcaAGTCTAAACATAAAGAAATTGTTTATGTTTCAAACATTCCTTacacacttagggcccttccagacaggtcttatatcccaggatctgatcacaggttttctgctttaaactggatgatatAAGTCTGcattgtcagataatctgggataaacataaaatctggaatcagatcctgggatatagggcctttctggaagaGCCCATAATCTGAAGGTAAcagtataaacaatatttttaaacaattttgtgcCTGAacgatcagaaagcaaaggtctcaTGTTCTCAGTTACTccttgtgaacaattttggattttggagtatttccgaTTTCagaataagggatattcaacctgtaataTGAATCCTTTACTATGTTTTGAATAGGTCAGGGCAATCAGCAACAGACTATTGACTTCAAAAACCCTAAATACAATTCATCTCAATGGATCTACTCTTGAGTAAGTGATCTGGTCCTTGTGACCAAGGCACTGAAATTTCCCATCTTTGAAAGACTAACAAAAAAATAAGATACTATTTTTTTAATCCAG
This sequence is a window from Anolis carolinensis isolate JA03-04 chromosome 6, rAnoCar3.1.pri, whole genome shotgun sequence. Protein-coding genes within it:
- the cd8a gene encoding T-cell surface glycoprotein CD8 alpha chain, coding for MARKSSIFCLLGLMLCCCKSQSDSIKAKMITSPQAFGSSVEFKCETSKADNGMYWMSQRRNSTMQFILYISTRGSIRPDPIVGYSARKDGNNYHLTVKSFQKDNQGIYYCVNLQNQNLIFSPGLPVYLPETTTQPPTIPHQISTTTKRQTKDKPMECPNLRDSDEDSKTMFSCEIYIWVPLVGSCFILSISLVITIVCCGRRRRRRCKCKRLMNGAKGAHPLPH